The following proteins come from a genomic window of Nodosilinea sp. FACHB-141:
- a CDS encoding pyridoxamine 5'-phosphate oxidase family protein produces the protein MTNLGWPQDDSPFHTGELAIQTRLGVQERMDRQGRRIIRDYLPDQHHEFFAQLSYILVGTVASDGQPWASILVGEPGFITSPDRGTLHIAAQPLFADPLHTTLTVGADISLLGIELHTRRRNRLNGTITDIQPEGFTVAVGQSFGNCPQYIQARQFDLQSFDAAAAKPVQALVMLGDAERALIAAADTFFIATAYQNASAGSASGVDVSHRGGKPGFVRIDDAQTLTIPDFSGNLHFNTFGNLELNPRAGLIFIDFDRGDLLYLSGTAEVIWDSPEIVVYEGAERLLRFCVNQGYRVEGSLPLTWSTPEFSPFLNDTGPWRHPE, from the coding sequence ATGACAAATCTAGGCTGGCCTCAGGATGACTCCCCTTTCCACACCGGAGAACTAGCGATTCAGACCCGACTGGGGGTGCAAGAGCGCATGGATAGGCAAGGGCGACGGATTATTCGAGACTACTTGCCTGACCAGCACCACGAATTTTTTGCCCAGCTGTCCTACATTTTGGTGGGCACGGTGGCGAGTGATGGTCAGCCCTGGGCCTCAATTTTGGTCGGGGAGCCGGGGTTCATCACCTCCCCCGATCGCGGCACCTTGCACATTGCTGCTCAACCCCTATTTGCCGACCCGCTGCACACTACCCTAACGGTGGGGGCTGATATTAGTTTGCTCGGCATTGAGCTGCACACCCGCCGCCGCAACCGCCTAAACGGCACCATAACGGACATTCAGCCGGAAGGATTTACGGTGGCGGTGGGCCAGAGCTTTGGCAACTGCCCCCAATACATTCAGGCGCGGCAGTTTGATCTGCAATCTTTTGATGCAGCGGCGGCTAAACCCGTACAGGCCCTGGTGATGCTGGGAGATGCGGAAAGGGCGCTGATCGCTGCTGCCGATACCTTCTTTATTGCCACCGCCTATCAAAATGCGTCGGCAGGATCAGCCAGCGGTGTGGATGTGTCGCACCGGGGTGGCAAACCGGGCTTTGTGAGAATTGACGACGCGCAGACGCTCACGATTCCAGATTTTTCGGGCAACTTGCACTTCAACACCTTTGGCAATTTGGAACTCAACCCTCGCGCTGGACTGATCTTCATCGATTTCGACCGGGGTGACTTGCTCTACCTCAGCGGCACTGCCGAAGTGATTTGGGATAGTCCCGAAATTGTGGTCTACGAAGGGGCCGAACGTCTGCTGCGCTTCTGTGTAAACCAGGGCTACCGCGTCGAAGGCAGCCTGCCCCTCACCTGGTCAACCCCCGAGTTTTCGCCCTTCTTGAATGACACGGGACCTTGGCGACATCCTGAATAA
- the glgP gene encoding alpha-glucan family phosphorylase: MRPIRTFNVTPALPQRLEALRTLAYNLHWDWDVEMVDLFRRLDGDLWESSRYNPVLMLGTISQARLNEIAEDEGFLAQMDRAAQRLEDYLSDRAWYKKHRKAPVSGECYAYFSMEFGLTTCMPVYSGGLGVLAGDHLKSASDLGLPLVAVGLLYQEGYFAQYLNADGWQQERYPINDFYNMPLHLERDANGQELRIEVEYPGRVVYARVWRVQVGTVPLYLLDTNIEPNNQYDQDICDRLYGGDIDMRIHQEVMLGIGGIRMLKALGLTPTAYHMNEGHSAFMALERMRVLIEEQSLTFAEALQVAQASQMFTTHTPVPAGIDLFPPEKVLHYLGRYRERFGLGDAEFLALGRTDTGDFSAPFSMAVLAIKTATFINGVSKLHAEVSRDMFGELWTGLPLGEVPIYAITNGVHARSCVARSTQALYDRYLGPNWAEASPGASLWERVYAIPDDELWRNHEQCRSHLVVTVRDRLAKSTRDRGGSTRELTEAQECLDPFVLTIGFARRFATYKRATLFLHDLERIRNIINGNGGDRRVQFVIAGKAHPKDIPGKELIRSIIHFTRDQGLSKSIVFVPNYDIHLSRDMVAGCDVWLNNPRRPREASGTSGMKAAMNGLPNLSVLDGWWDEADYIRTGWPIGHGEDYDDPNYQDDVEANALYDILEKEVVPLFYDRDKDEIPRGWVAKMKEAIYFNTPQFNTARMVKDYANLGYFAASDRASTLASASYSPGKELATWQARMADHWYDVRFEEVAISDTTNLQVNQPFKVTAAIQLGALTPDDVQVELYQGTVSVDGEIHSGVAVPMAHQGPDANGRSIYALEMEYTASGLQGLSLRILPRHRYLNSPYDPKLVLWADPDSVRIVSGVVTPTAALV; the protein is encoded by the coding sequence ATGCGCCCCATTCGTACGTTTAATGTGACTCCGGCCCTGCCCCAGCGGCTAGAGGCGCTGCGCACCCTGGCCTACAACCTTCACTGGGACTGGGATGTGGAGATGGTAGACCTGTTTCGGCGACTGGACGGCGATCTGTGGGAGTCGAGCCGCTACAACCCAGTATTGATGCTGGGCACTATCAGCCAAGCGCGATTGAATGAGATTGCTGAAGACGAGGGGTTTTTGGCTCAGATGGACCGGGCGGCCCAGCGGCTGGAGGACTATCTGAGCGATCGCGCCTGGTACAAAAAACACCGCAAGGCCCCAGTCTCGGGCGAATGCTACGCTTACTTTTCCATGGAATTTGGTCTCACCACCTGCATGCCAGTGTACTCAGGCGGTTTGGGGGTGTTGGCGGGCGATCACCTCAAGTCGGCCAGCGACCTGGGCCTGCCCCTGGTGGCGGTGGGCCTGCTTTACCAGGAGGGCTACTTTGCCCAGTACCTAAACGCCGACGGTTGGCAGCAGGAGCGCTACCCGATCAATGACTTTTACAATATGCCCCTGCACCTGGAGCGGGATGCCAACGGTCAGGAACTCAGGATCGAGGTGGAGTATCCGGGGCGGGTGGTGTACGCGCGGGTATGGCGGGTGCAGGTGGGCACGGTGCCGCTCTATCTGCTCGACACCAATATCGAACCCAACAACCAGTACGACCAGGACATCTGCGATCGCCTCTACGGCGGCGACATCGACATGCGCATTCACCAGGAGGTGATGCTGGGCATTGGCGGCATTCGCATGCTCAAGGCTTTAGGGCTGACGCCGACGGCCTACCACATGAACGAGGGCCACTCGGCCTTTATGGCCCTAGAGCGCATGCGGGTGCTGATTGAAGAACAGAGCCTGACCTTTGCTGAGGCGCTTCAGGTGGCCCAGGCCAGCCAAATGTTTACCACCCACACCCCGGTACCCGCTGGTATCGACCTGTTTCCGCCGGAGAAGGTGCTGCACTACCTGGGCCGCTACCGCGAGCGATTTGGCCTGGGCGATGCCGAGTTTTTGGCCCTGGGCCGCACCGATACAGGAGATTTTTCGGCCCCCTTTAGTATGGCGGTGCTGGCGATTAAGACGGCGACCTTTATCAACGGGGTGAGTAAGCTCCACGCCGAGGTGTCGCGCGATATGTTTGGCGAACTGTGGACAGGGCTGCCCCTGGGCGAGGTGCCGATCTACGCCATCACCAATGGGGTGCACGCCCGCAGCTGCGTAGCTCGATCAACCCAGGCGCTCTACGATCGCTACCTCGGCCCCAACTGGGCCGAAGCCAGCCCTGGTGCATCGCTGTGGGAACGGGTGTACGCCATCCCCGACGACGAGCTGTGGCGCAACCACGAGCAGTGCCGATCGCACCTGGTGGTGACGGTGCGCGATCGCCTGGCCAAGAGCACGCGCGATCGCGGCGGCTCAACCCGTGAGCTAACCGAAGCCCAGGAGTGCCTCGACCCCTTTGTGCTCACCATTGGCTTTGCTCGTCGCTTTGCCACCTACAAGCGCGCCACCCTGTTCCTCCACGACCTCGAACGCATCCGCAATATCATTAATGGTAATGGCGGCGATCGCCGCGTGCAGTTTGTGATTGCGGGCAAGGCCCACCCCAAAGACATTCCCGGTAAAGAACTGATCCGCAGCATCATTCACTTCACCCGCGATCAGGGGTTGAGCAAATCCATTGTGTTTGTACCCAACTACGACATTCACCTGTCGCGGGACATGGTGGCCGGTTGCGACGTGTGGCTCAACAACCCCCGTCGCCCCCGCGAGGCCAGCGGCACCAGCGGCATGAAGGCGGCGATGAACGGCCTACCCAACCTCAGCGTGCTCGACGGCTGGTGGGATGAGGCCGACTACATTCGCACCGGCTGGCCCATCGGCCACGGCGAAGACTACGACGACCCTAACTACCAAGACGACGTGGAGGCCAACGCCCTCTACGACATTTTGGAGAAAGAGGTGGTGCCGCTGTTCTACGATCGCGACAAAGACGAAATCCCTCGGGGCTGGGTAGCCAAAATGAAGGAGGCGATCTACTTCAACACGCCCCAGTTCAACACTGCTCGCATGGTGAAGGACTACGCCAATTTGGGCTACTTTGCGGCCAGCGATCGCGCCTCTACCCTAGCCTCGGCGAGCTACAGCCCCGGCAAAGAGCTGGCCACCTGGCAAGCCCGCATGGCTGACCACTGGTATGACGTGCGCTTTGAAGAAGTGGCTATCTCTGACACGACTAATCTCCAGGTGAACCAACCCTTTAAGGTGACCGCCGCCATTCAGCTCGGTGCCCTCACCCCCGACGATGTGCAGGTCGAACTCTACCAGGGCACAGTCTCAGTAGATGGCGAAATTCACTCGGGGGTAGCGGTGCCCATGGCCCATCAGGGGCCAGATGCCAACGGCAGGAGCATCTACGCCTTGGAAATGGAGTACACCGCCAGCGGGTTACAGGGCCTGTCGCTGCGCATTTTGCCCCGTCACCGATACCTCAACAGCCCTTATGACCCCAAGCTAGTGCTCTGGGCCGATCCAGATTCGGTGCGGATTGTCTCGGGAGTGGTGACGCCTACAGCAGCGCTGGTGTAG
- a CDS encoding RNA-binding protein encodes MSIYVGNLAYNATEGDITEVFSEYGAVSRVTVPTDRETGRPRGFAFVEMEKEADEDAAIEALDGAEWMGRELRVNKARPKEKRAGGGAPRGNFGGGGGGRDGGNREFSRW; translated from the coding sequence ATGTCGATTTATGTAGGAAACCTCGCCTACAATGCTACGGAAGGAGACATCACTGAAGTCTTTTCCGAGTACGGGGCCGTTAGCCGAGTAACGGTGCCCACCGATCGCGAAACCGGTCGCCCCCGGGGCTTCGCGTTTGTCGAGATGGAGAAGGAAGCTGACGAAGACGCTGCCATTGAGGCTCTCGACGGAGCTGAGTGGATGGGTCGCGAGCTGCGCGTTAACAAAGCTCGTCCCAAAGAAAAGCGCGCCGGTGGTGGTGCTCCCCGCGGCAACTTCGGCGGTGGCGGCGGCGGCCGAGATGGTGGCAACCGCGAGTTTTCCCGCTGGTAA
- a CDS encoding Coq4 family protein: protein MSVLSDRPYLRSHLFTSFPHWRNVVVSRIQPSSYDRRTRLPLSGINWLELRAAYRAFLSDPAAGIRHILAAERRSQWQRWVEQRLEQQASHLAHRTISVDLNALVQLPPDTLGGAYARHMIRYGFDPETFIADEAQSEWLRQRIAISHDIYHIYTGFDAAPIGEFGVAAYTLVQYRDLLNVFVLSFVPLSLTNPLWTMPLLRALWRGFRMGVRGQAAIAYPPELNWDKPLAIVRQELGLGKFFDND from the coding sequence ATGTCTGTTTTGAGTGATCGCCCCTATCTGCGATCGCATTTGTTCACATCCTTTCCTCACTGGAGAAACGTCGTGGTTAGCCGAATTCAGCCATCCTCCTATGATCGACGTACTCGATTGCCCCTGAGCGGCATCAACTGGCTAGAGCTAAGGGCTGCCTACCGAGCTTTTTTAAGCGATCCCGCCGCCGGTATTCGACACATTCTCGCCGCTGAACGCCGCAGCCAGTGGCAACGCTGGGTCGAGCAGCGCCTGGAACAACAGGCATCTCACCTAGCCCATCGCACAATTTCAGTCGATCTCAATGCCCTGGTGCAGCTACCGCCCGACACCTTAGGCGGTGCCTACGCCCGCCATATGATCCGCTACGGGTTTGACCCTGAAACGTTTATTGCCGATGAGGCCCAAAGCGAGTGGCTGCGCCAGCGCATCGCCATTAGCCACGATATCTACCACATTTACACTGGCTTCGATGCTGCCCCGATTGGTGAGTTTGGGGTAGCCGCCTACACCCTGGTGCAGTATCGAGACTTGCTGAACGTGTTTGTGCTCTCCTTTGTGCCGCTGAGTTTGACCAACCCGCTGTGGACGATGCCACTGCTGCGGGCGCTGTGGCGCGGCTTTCGCATGGGGGTAAGGGGGCAGGCGGCGATCGCCTATCCGCCCGAACTCAACTGGGACAAACCGCTAGCGATCGTCCGCCAAGAACTGGGGCTGGGGAAGTTCTTCGACAACGATTAG
- the ylqF gene encoding ribosome biogenesis GTPase YlqF: MSTPEIQWYPGHIAKAEKALVDQLNRVDVVLEVRDARIPVSTRHPKVDTWVGEKPRVLVINRVDMISTEARTAWENWFRQQGEVPYFTDGQQGKGVKAIAKAAQTAGEAVNQRRQARGMKPRPVRAVVIGFPNVGKSALINRLLNRKVVASARKAGVTRQLRWVRLSGDLDLLDAPGVIPSRMDDQAAALKLAICDDIGEASYDTQRTAAAFLDVIKGLQQTGSPDDYRDGLQARYGLTLDDCTGEDFVIQVATQKFQDNVERTAKRILNDFRTGLLGPWVLEWPPV, from the coding sequence ATGTCCACCCCCGAAATCCAGTGGTATCCCGGCCATATCGCCAAGGCAGAAAAAGCCCTGGTCGATCAGCTCAACCGCGTGGATGTGGTGCTCGAGGTGCGCGATGCCCGCATTCCGGTATCGACGCGGCACCCCAAGGTTGATACCTGGGTGGGCGAGAAACCTCGCGTGCTGGTGATCAACCGGGTCGATATGATTTCAACCGAGGCCCGCACCGCTTGGGAGAATTGGTTTCGTCAGCAGGGGGAGGTGCCCTACTTCACCGATGGGCAGCAGGGTAAGGGGGTGAAGGCGATCGCAAAAGCCGCTCAGACCGCTGGCGAGGCCGTCAACCAGCGCCGCCAGGCTCGCGGCATGAAGCCCCGCCCTGTCCGCGCCGTGGTGATCGGCTTTCCCAACGTGGGCAAGTCAGCGTTGATCAACCGACTGCTAAATCGCAAGGTGGTGGCTAGCGCCCGCAAAGCCGGAGTCACTCGCCAGCTGCGGTGGGTTCGTCTGTCGGGCGATCTCGACCTGCTCGACGCGCCAGGCGTCATTCCCTCCCGCATGGATGACCAGGCGGCCGCCCTAAAGCTGGCCATCTGTGACGATATTGGCGAAGCCTCTTACGATACCCAGCGCACAGCCGCCGCGTTTCTGGATGTGATCAAGGGCTTGCAGCAGACGGGCTCCCCAGACGATTACCGCGATGGTTTGCAGGCTCGCTACGGCCTGACGCTGGATGACTGCACCGGGGAAGACTTTGTAATTCAGGTGGCGACCCAGAAATTTCAGGACAATGTAGAACGCACGGCTAAACGCATTCTCAATGACTTTCGCACTGGGCTGCTGGGGCCATGGGTGCTGGAGTGGCCTCCAGTCTGA
- a CDS encoding glutathione S-transferase family protein, whose amino-acid sequence MIQLYGHEVSGNSYKVRLFLELLGLDYEWVQVDLMQGAHKAPEFLALNPFGQVPVLVDGEVNLADAQAILVYLARQYGGDTWLPTEALPLAQVVRWLSTAAGEVRQGPENARLYHLFKVANINIERSHQKAEHILTQLDKHLHSRLWLEFERPTIADIAVFPYVALARDGNIDLDAYPNLLAWIERVKQLPGFIAMAGV is encoded by the coding sequence ATGATTCAGCTCTACGGTCACGAAGTCTCTGGCAACAGCTACAAGGTTCGTCTCTTTCTAGAACTGCTCGGCCTCGACTATGAATGGGTCCAGGTTGACCTGATGCAGGGCGCCCACAAAGCTCCCGAATTTCTTGCCCTCAACCCCTTTGGCCAGGTGCCAGTGCTGGTGGATGGTGAGGTTAACCTAGCTGATGCTCAGGCGATTTTGGTTTACCTGGCGCGGCAGTATGGGGGTGACACCTGGTTGCCCACCGAGGCGCTGCCCCTGGCTCAGGTGGTGCGCTGGCTCTCAACCGCTGCTGGAGAAGTGCGCCAGGGGCCTGAGAATGCGCGGCTTTACCACCTGTTTAAGGTGGCCAATATCAACATTGAGCGATCGCATCAAAAAGCCGAGCACATTCTCACCCAGCTCGACAAGCACCTCCACAGCCGCTTGTGGCTGGAGTTTGAGCGCCCCACGATCGCCGATATAGCGGTGTTCCCCTATGTGGCCCTGGCTCGCGACGGCAACATTGACCTCGATGCCTACCCCAACCTGCTCGCCTGGATTGAGCGCGTCAAGCAGCTGCCCGGCTTCATCGCTATGGCTGGGGTGTAA
- a CDS encoding TM2 domain-containing protein has translation MTRDLGDILNNGTWQTPFQGDRRLPIPIHPPTHPPTYPPTSHKLHADFTQRIVLATPEASVLQAGYRGSTLKNRLSIMGSKWLLQVDSRFAAPSTLKDQPTMARAKTETAYMLWTLGFLGICGLHRFYTGQVVLGIVYLCTFGLFGFGQLIDLVLVPGMVKNRNDYLRRQYLTEWGEEGLVMPVPMERNLVAAQGVAQLQTDSMQQLLRVAYANGGKLSKAQVALHTGLSTDRVDALIHEALRCGYADVTNDPDSGAVRYVFDL, from the coding sequence ATGACACGGGACCTTGGCGACATCCTGAATAATGGAACATGGCAAACACCGTTTCAGGGCGATCGCCGTTTACCCATACCCATCCACCCTCCCACTCATCCACCCACCTACCCACCTACTTCCCACAAACTCCACGCCGACTTTACCCAGCGCATTGTCCTCGCCACCCCAGAAGCAAGCGTATTACAGGCCGGTTACAGGGGCAGCACTCTAAAAAATCGGCTGTCTATAATGGGCTCTAAGTGGCTGCTGCAAGTCGATTCTAGGTTTGCAGCCCCTAGCACCCTCAAGGACCAACCCACCATGGCACGAGCAAAAACCGAAACAGCCTACATGCTCTGGACGCTAGGTTTCTTGGGTATCTGCGGGCTACATCGGTTTTATACCGGGCAGGTTGTGTTGGGAATCGTCTACCTCTGTACCTTTGGCTTGTTTGGCTTTGGCCAACTCATCGATCTGGTGCTGGTGCCCGGTATGGTCAAAAACCGCAACGATTACTTGCGGCGACAATATTTGACCGAGTGGGGCGAAGAAGGTTTGGTAATGCCAGTGCCGATGGAGCGAAACTTGGTCGCCGCCCAGGGCGTTGCCCAGCTTCAAACTGACTCGATGCAGCAGCTGCTAAGGGTAGCCTACGCCAACGGAGGCAAGCTTTCAAAGGCACAGGTAGCGCTCCACACCGGACTGAGCACCGATCGCGTAGACGCCCTAATTCATGAGGCGCTGCGCTGCGGCTATGCCGATGTCACCAACGATCCAGACTCTGGCGCAGTGCGCTACGTCTTCGATCTGTAG
- a CDS encoding TetR/AcrR family transcriptional regulator codes for MAKPTAAKQTYVPPLLDLFRQYGYDGVSLSKISQATGLGKASLYHHFPGGKDDMVTTVLDTLDQWLQATALDALESEGDALARLTRMGDRICEAYSHGQKPCMLASLMLGSAKENFQPQVQGMLQRWMGAIATVLTQAGMAESLAQERSEEALIAIQGALIMARAMDDAAIFERTMQHLPQQLCR; via the coding sequence ATGGCTAAGCCAACTGCGGCTAAGCAGACCTATGTGCCGCCCCTACTTGATCTGTTTCGGCAGTACGGCTACGACGGGGTTAGTTTGTCAAAAATCTCCCAGGCAACGGGTTTGGGCAAGGCCAGTCTCTATCACCACTTCCCGGGCGGCAAAGATGACATGGTGACGACGGTGCTAGACACCCTCGATCAGTGGCTGCAAGCAACGGCGCTAGATGCTTTGGAAAGCGAAGGAGATGCGCTGGCCCGGCTGACGCGCATGGGCGATCGCATTTGTGAGGCCTACAGCCACGGCCAAAAGCCCTGTATGCTCGCCTCGCTAATGCTGGGCTCCGCCAAGGAAAACTTTCAGCCCCAGGTGCAGGGCATGCTGCAACGGTGGATGGGGGCGATCGCCACTGTTCTGACCCAAGCTGGTATGGCAGAATCCCTGGCCCAGGAACGTAGCGAAGAGGCTCTAATCGCCATTCAGGGCGCACTGATTATGGCGCGGGCTATGGACGATGCCGCCATCTTTGAGCGCACTATGCAGCACCTGCCCCAGCAGCTCTGCCGTTAG
- a CDS encoding LLM class oxidoreductase, whose protein sequence is MNPSPIQTGFDRMFQPNQLTVGVFFPIEAYKGNIPTMQHQVELAQRAEALGYAALWVRDVPLYDPTFGDVGQIFDPWVYLGYMAAKTDRIALATGSIIFSQRHPLHLAKSAASVDQLSGGRLVMGVASGDRPVEFPAFGVDFETRGDRFRQTFADFKQALASEFPVIRSSLTQLEGADVLPKPVHGSIPLLVTGHSRQTPEWIAEHADGWLYYPRHPHMQARMIQDWRALVDRVAPGRFKPYAQSLYVDLVNDPTAAATPIHLGYRLGRDRLLDLLLHLRDIGVNHVGLNLKYGERPAGDVLEEIGREVLPHIHSEVLTHERVSVG, encoded by the coding sequence ATGAACCCATCCCCCATTCAGACCGGGTTTGATCGCATGTTCCAACCCAATCAGCTGACGGTCGGCGTGTTCTTTCCTATCGAGGCGTACAAGGGCAACATTCCCACTATGCAGCATCAGGTAGAGCTGGCCCAGCGAGCTGAGGCCCTGGGCTATGCCGCTCTCTGGGTGCGAGATGTGCCGCTCTACGACCCCACCTTTGGAGACGTGGGGCAGATTTTTGACCCCTGGGTTTATTTAGGCTACATGGCGGCGAAGACCGATCGCATTGCCCTGGCCACCGGCAGCATTATCTTTAGCCAGCGCCACCCGTTGCACCTAGCGAAGTCAGCGGCTTCGGTCGATCAGCTTTCCGGAGGGCGCTTGGTGATGGGGGTGGCCTCGGGCGATCGCCCGGTGGAGTTTCCTGCCTTTGGGGTTGATTTTGAGACGCGAGGCGATCGCTTTCGCCAGACCTTTGCCGACTTCAAACAGGCGCTGGCATCAGAATTTCCCGTGATTCGTTCCTCCCTTACTCAGCTAGAGGGAGCTGATGTGCTGCCCAAACCCGTCCACGGCAGCATTCCCCTACTGGTAACGGGCCACAGCCGCCAAACCCCCGAATGGATCGCCGAGCACGCCGACGGCTGGCTCTATTACCCGCGCCATCCCCACATGCAGGCCCGCATGATTCAAGACTGGCGCGCCCTGGTCGATCGCGTTGCCCCCGGCCGATTCAAACCCTATGCCCAATCACTCTATGTCGATCTGGTGAATGACCCGACCGCTGCGGCGACGCCAATTCATTTGGGTTACAGGTTGGGGCGCGATCGCCTGCTCGACCTGCTGCTGCACTTGCGCGACATCGGCGTCAACCACGTAGGCCTCAACCTCAAGTATGGTGAGCGCCCGGCAGGTGATGTGCTAGAAGAAATTGGTCGAGAGGTGCTACCGCACATTCATTCAGAGGTTTTGACCCATGAACGAGTATCAGTCGGTTAA
- a CDS encoding OsmC family protein: MASVQVSSNASRYGQDVAIRKFQLVADEPTHLGGSDQGPTPTELVLAGLGSCKAITIKMYAERKGWPVENVYVAAELQTVEKQAVIVAYLTLVGDLSAEQRDRLREIGDRCPVHRLLSAGTSIQTVLTPAAIPLP, translated from the coding sequence ATGGCCTCAGTTCAGGTTTCGTCGAACGCATCGCGCTATGGCCAAGACGTGGCTATCCGCAAGTTTCAGCTGGTTGCCGACGAGCCAACCCACCTCGGCGGCAGCGACCAGGGGCCGACTCCAACGGAGCTAGTTTTAGCAGGACTGGGCAGCTGCAAAGCGATCACCATCAAAATGTATGCCGAGCGCAAGGGCTGGCCGGTGGAGAATGTCTACGTCGCGGCGGAGCTGCAAACCGTGGAGAAACAGGCGGTCATTGTGGCCTACCTAACTTTGGTGGGCGACCTGAGTGCTGAACAGCGCGATCGCCTGCGAGAAATTGGCGATCGCTGCCCCGTGCACCGCTTGCTCAGCGCCGGCACCTCGATTCAAACCGTTTTGACCCCTGCTGCAATCCCGTTGCCATAA
- a CDS encoding MBL fold metallo-hydrolase has translation MAHLTARRPQNVEGDLYVDSSCIDCDTCRWMVPDVFTREAGQSAVVHQPETAAERLAALQALLACPTASIGTVEPPKGMKAAQASFPIPVTDNIYHCGYHSEKSYGAASYFIQRPEGNVLVDSPRFAAPLVKQLEALGGVRYLYLTHQDDVADHQQFHDRFGCDRILHVDDIGSSTASVEIQIQGTDSVELALDLTIIPVPGHTKGHTVLLYDNRVLFTGDHLAWSVRLHQLHAFRSVCWYSWPEQIKSMERLAAYDFEWVLPGHGRRHHADKATMHQHMQKCLDWMKAQ, from the coding sequence ATGGCTCACCTCACCGCCCGCCGCCCCCAAAACGTAGAGGGCGATCTCTACGTCGATAGCTCCTGCATTGACTGCGACACCTGCCGCTGGATGGTTCCGGATGTATTTACCCGTGAGGCTGGACAGTCGGCGGTAGTGCACCAGCCCGAGACAGCGGCAGAACGGCTGGCCGCCTTGCAAGCATTGCTTGCCTGCCCCACCGCCTCCATTGGCACCGTGGAGCCGCCCAAAGGTATGAAGGCGGCGCAAGCCAGCTTTCCTATCCCTGTCACCGACAACATCTATCACTGCGGCTACCACTCCGAAAAATCCTACGGGGCGGCCAGCTACTTCATTCAGCGGCCCGAGGGCAACGTGTTGGTCGATTCGCCCCGCTTTGCCGCCCCTCTAGTGAAGCAGCTCGAAGCCCTAGGTGGCGTGCGCTACCTCTACCTCACCCACCAGGATGATGTGGCCGACCACCAGCAGTTTCATGACCGGTTTGGCTGCGATCGCATTCTCCACGTCGACGACATCGGCTCCAGCACCGCATCGGTAGAGATTCAGATTCAAGGCACTGACTCGGTAGAGCTAGCGCTCGACCTGACAATTATTCCCGTGCCGGGGCACACCAAGGGGCACACGGTGCTGCTGTACGACAACCGCGTCTTGTTTACTGGCGATCACCTGGCTTGGTCGGTGCGACTGCATCAGCTCCACGCCTTTCGCTCTGTCTGCTGGTATTCCTGGCCTGAGCAAATCAAGTCGATGGAAAGGTTGGCTGCCTACGACTTTGAGTGGGTGCTGCCTGGCCACGGTCGCCGCCACCACGCGGACAAAGCCACCATGCATCAGCACATGCAGAAGTGTCTCGACTGGATGAAGGCGCAGTAG
- a CDS encoding PadR family transcriptional regulator yields the protein MALSHAILSALTDRPCSGYDLAKQFDGSVGFFWHASHQQIYRELTKLEQQGLVTAEAIAQAGKPDKKIYSVTAAGKAQLKEWIAQPTKCVPTKDDLLVKLFVGYLVPLETMEATLEHERAQHVATLEAYRDIEQKYFSQPEAMPLASRFQYITLRNGIHYETSWLTWCDETLATLSTLPTQDASAPSAEPCEEPLLQKSDIR from the coding sequence ATGGCTCTTTCCCACGCAATTCTTTCGGCCCTCACCGATCGCCCCTGTAGCGGCTACGATCTGGCCAAGCAGTTTGACGGCTCAGTGGGCTTCTTTTGGCACGCCAGCCACCAACAGATTTACCGCGAGCTGACCAAGTTAGAGCAGCAGGGGTTGGTCACTGCCGAAGCGATCGCCCAGGCGGGCAAACCCGACAAAAAAATCTACAGCGTCACCGCAGCGGGTAAAGCTCAGCTCAAGGAGTGGATTGCTCAGCCCACTAAATGCGTACCTACCAAAGACGATTTGCTGGTCAAGCTTTTTGTGGGCTACCTGGTGCCGCTGGAAACCATGGAGGCTACCCTTGAGCATGAGCGCGCTCAGCATGTGGCAACGCTGGAAGCCTATCGGGATATTGAGCAAAAATACTTCTCCCAGCCCGAGGCTATGCCTCTAGCGTCGCGATTCCAGTACATCACTCTGCGCAACGGCATCCACTACGAAACCAGCTGGCTCACCTGGTGCGACGAAACTTTGGCCACCCTCAGCACCCTTCCCACCCAGGATGCCTCTGCACCCTCGGCAGAACCCTGCGAAGAACCCCTTCTCCAAAAGAGCGATATTAGGTAA